From one Branchiostoma floridae strain S238N-H82 chromosome 3, Bfl_VNyyK, whole genome shotgun sequence genomic stretch:
- the LOC118412137 gene encoding uncharacterized protein LOC118412137 codes for MIFQKFLLPRCKPTTLLQTVGEGHRMELHKVLKYMGFWGKEESSFHVLYFQSDVSALRSSLTSHNTTHLPPLTPYQPPDLHRLLPLAFSAAVLSEGRVFVDWDPYKLSESNMNKFVTPGYYILVDPTEPAAKSLSFGGSYMTPRGRVYHMDIHCKDEALCKAHIINHVKIACSQYTGMITFCVMVIDQGFENNSPEILCRRPNTEFSAP; via the exons ATGATCTTCCAGAAATTCCTCCTACCACGATGTAAGCCAACGACTTTGTTACAAACTGTTGGAGAGGGTCACCGGATGGAACTTCACAAAGTCCTGAAGTACATGGGATTCTGGGGAAAGGAGGAGAGCAGTTTT CATGTTCTCTACTTCCAGTCTGACGTGTCTGCCCTGCGTAGTAGTCTTACATCACACAACACGACCCACCTCCCACCGCTCACCCCCTACCAGCCTCCCGACCTCCACCGCCTGCTGCCTCTAGCCTTCTCGGCCGCCGTGTTGTCTGAAGGCCGCGTGTTTGTCGACTGGGATCCGTACAAACTTTCTGAGTCCAACATGAACAAGTTTGTAACACCTGGCTACTACATCCTTGTCGACCCGACCGAACCGGCCGCCAAGAGTCTTAGCTTCGGCGGAAGTTACATGACTCCCCGCGGCAGGGTGTATCACATGGACATACACTGTAAGGATGAGGCTTTATGTAAGGCTCACATCATAAACCACGTGAAGATCGCCTGTAGCCAGTATACAGGCATGATAACCTTCTGTGTCATGGTGATAGACCAGGGCTTTGAAAATAACAGTCCTGAAATATTGTGCAGGAGACCTAACACTGAGTTCTCTGCCCCATGA